A part of Alkalinema sp. FACHB-956 genomic DNA contains:
- a CDS encoding cadmium resistance transporter, protein MHWVLQAITTGIAAFIATNLDDLILLTILFSQVYSAGDRDAAPTEGQPSHGRKAEGSLVQAQKIRAQQIRAQQIVTGQYLGFLILVLASLPGVLGGWIVPRPWLGLLGLLPIAIGLHQLLHQEPEATVQQVNVIALPDRPQRNSRKITALLSSPIGQVAAITVANGGDNLGIYVPLFASQPVATVGLILVVFFGLVGVWCAIAYFLTRHPVIVKILARYGHLLLPLVLIGLGIMIIMESQTLTLLPNWL, encoded by the coding sequence ATGCATTGGGTATTGCAAGCAATTACAACAGGTATCGCTGCCTTCATTGCCACTAATCTTGATGATCTGATTCTGTTAACGATTTTATTCAGCCAAGTGTATTCTGCTGGCGATCGAGATGCTGCACCAACAGAGGGGCAACCCAGTCATGGACGAAAAGCTGAGGGGTCGCTAGTTCAAGCTCAGAAAATTCGGGCTCAGCAAATTCGGGCTCAGCAAATTGTTACTGGTCAATATCTCGGATTTCTGATCCTTGTGTTGGCCAGCTTACCAGGTGTTTTAGGCGGTTGGATTGTGCCTCGGCCCTGGTTGGGATTGTTGGGGTTACTCCCGATCGCCATTGGCCTGCACCAACTGTTGCATCAAGAACCCGAAGCAACCGTTCAGCAAGTCAATGTCATAGCCCTCCCCGATCGGCCCCAGCGAAATTCTCGCAAAATCACCGCTTTACTGAGTTCGCCGATCGGCCAAGTTGCGGCCATTACCGTCGCCAATGGGGGCGACAATCTGGGGATTTACGTACCTTTGTTTGCCAGTCAACCTGTGGCGACGGTTGGCTTAATTTTGGTCGTCTTTTTTGGCCTGGTCGGCGTCTGGTGCGCGATCGCCTATTTCCTAACCCGCCATCCAGTCATCGTAAAAATTCTGGCGCGTTATGGGCACTTGCTTTTACCTCTCGTATTGATCGGTTTAGGCATCATGATCATCATGGAAAGCCAAACTTTGACATTGTTGCCCAACTGGTTATAG
- the rpe gene encoding ribulose-phosphate 3-epimerase: MTSNKPIVISPSILSADFSRLGEEIRAVDAAGADWIHVDVMDGRFVPNITIGPLIVDAVRPHTQKPLDVHLMIVEPERYVADFAKAGADIISVHAEQSATIHLHRTLGMIKDLGKQAGVVLNPGTSLETIEYVLDLCDLILIMSVNPGFGGQSFIPGVVPKIKQLRQMCDERGLDPWIEVDGGLKGNNTWQVLEAGANAIVAGSAVFNAPDYAAAIDSIRNSKRPEKELAAV; the protein is encoded by the coding sequence ATGACTTCAAACAAGCCGATCGTTATTTCCCCGTCGATTTTGTCTGCTGATTTCAGTCGTTTAGGAGAAGAAATCCGTGCGGTAGATGCCGCTGGAGCTGATTGGATCCATGTTGATGTGATGGATGGTCGGTTTGTTCCCAACATCACGATCGGTCCACTGATTGTGGATGCAGTCCGTCCCCACACCCAAAAGCCCTTGGATGTGCATTTGATGATCGTTGAGCCTGAGCGTTACGTTGCAGACTTTGCCAAGGCAGGGGCTGATATCATTTCCGTCCATGCGGAACAGAGCGCTACGATTCACTTGCATCGCACCCTGGGCATGATTAAGGATCTGGGTAAGCAAGCAGGGGTTGTGCTGAATCCTGGGACTTCGTTGGAGACGATCGAGTATGTTCTAGATCTGTGCGATTTGATCTTGATCATGAGCGTTAACCCGGGTTTCGGTGGCCAGAGCTTTATTCCCGGCGTTGTGCCCAAGATCAAGCAACTGCGTCAAATGTGTGATGAGCGTGGCTTGGATCCTTGGATTGAAGTGGATGGTGGCTTGAAGGGGAACAATACCTGGCAAGTGCTGGAAGCAGGGGCCAATGCGATCGTGGCTGGGTCTGCGGTGTTTAACGCGCCGGATTATGCTGCCGCGATCGACAGTATCCGCAACAGCAAGCGTCCTGAAAAGGAATTGGCGGCGGTTTAA
- a CDS encoding S8 family serine peptidase produces the protein MIRQFRPKLRESSANGLDLPQFWLIHTLLSPQKRFLVSLVLISWSLMGFNQPVPIEDSSIGDKGIDALRLQKSPHNLTGRKIAIGQVEVGRPPKFGVDKAKDRSRRIQPESAFFHVPIVDAFFRDRKPGRNVSVDPHATQVASLLVSDSKAIRGVAPNARLYVAGAGAMNRGAQQEDCLAAQTVAMQNGGDVRAINISFGESLRQDPRSKAVLDGNALLTQCLDWSARVHDVLYVVAGNQGKGGIPIPTDNYNGMTIAFTQRVDDRYAKIDFSNIGDSSPSVLKRNEGIESNLNNRRSIALAAPGYRVNVRRLDGQVVTTSGTSFATPHVTGTVALLQEYGDRQLRKSCQRGEGCRLPWTIDARRHEVMKAVLMNSADKLQDTDGRRLGMTRTIFQKNNQTWLESDAAQSPKIPLNFQMGAGQLNAYRAYQQFSAGQWNPQKSVPAIGWDYNEVLHSPNDRKRHSASVNARSGSTSNSPTDPTADRISASPVYRDYVLNQPIAAGQYVSITLTWSRQVELIDRNQNGQYDIGEGFNDRGLNNLDLYLMPIEENDIRKSVAASISEVDSTEHVFQAVPVTGRYKIRVYFRQAVNALSQSYALAWWTATAK, from the coding sequence ATGATACGCCAATTCAGGCCAAAGTTACGGGAATCAAGCGCAAACGGTCTTGATTTACCCCAGTTTTGGCTGATTCACACGCTGCTCTCCCCCCAGAAACGATTCCTGGTCAGTTTAGTGCTGATCTCTTGGAGTCTGATGGGGTTTAACCAACCCGTTCCGATCGAAGATTCGTCGATTGGCGATAAAGGCATTGATGCCCTACGCCTCCAGAAATCTCCCCATAACTTAACCGGGCGCAAAATTGCGATCGGGCAAGTAGAAGTGGGTCGCCCTCCTAAGTTTGGGGTGGACAAAGCCAAGGATCGCAGTCGGCGGATTCAACCAGAATCGGCGTTTTTCCATGTTCCCATCGTCGATGCCTTTTTCCGCGATCGTAAGCCGGGACGGAATGTCAGTGTTGACCCCCATGCGACCCAGGTGGCCAGCCTCTTGGTCAGTGACAGTAAAGCCATCCGAGGCGTTGCGCCCAATGCTCGCCTGTATGTGGCGGGGGCCGGAGCCATGAACCGAGGGGCCCAGCAGGAAGACTGCCTCGCAGCCCAAACCGTCGCCATGCAAAATGGGGGGGATGTGCGGGCCATCAACATTAGTTTTGGGGAATCCCTACGACAGGATCCACGTTCAAAGGCCGTGCTAGATGGCAACGCCCTCCTCACCCAATGTTTAGATTGGTCTGCGAGGGTTCATGATGTTCTGTACGTGGTCGCAGGCAATCAAGGCAAAGGCGGCATTCCCATTCCAACTGATAACTACAATGGGATGACGATCGCCTTTACCCAACGGGTAGACGATCGCTATGCCAAGATCGATTTTTCTAATATTGGGGATAGCAGCCCATCGGTGTTAAAACGCAATGAGGGGATTGAGTCGAACCTGAATAACCGTCGATCGATCGCCTTGGCTGCACCGGGATATCGAGTCAATGTACGACGACTGGATGGTCAAGTCGTGACGACCAGCGGCACCAGCTTTGCGACGCCCCACGTTACTGGAACGGTGGCGCTGCTGCAAGAATACGGCGATCGCCAACTCCGAAAATCCTGCCAACGGGGCGAGGGCTGCCGTCTGCCTTGGACGATCGATGCCCGTCGTCACGAAGTCATGAAAGCGGTATTAATGAATTCCGCCGATAAATTACAGGACACCGATGGTCGGCGGTTAGGCATGACCCGCACAATTTTTCAGAAGAACAATCAAACTTGGCTGGAGAGCGATGCGGCTCAATCCCCCAAAATTCCCTTGAACTTTCAGATGGGGGCAGGTCAGTTGAATGCCTATCGTGCCTATCAACAATTCAGTGCAGGACAGTGGAATCCCCAGAAGTCCGTGCCCGCGATCGGATGGGACTATAACGAAGTCCTTCACTCACCGAACGATCGAAAACGGCATTCAGCATCTGTGAACGCCCGATCTGGCTCCACTTCTAACTCACCCACTGACCCCACTGCTGACAGAATCTCGGCCAGTCCAGTGTATCGGGACTATGTTTTAAATCAACCCATTGCCGCAGGCCAGTACGTGTCCATCACCTTGACTTGGAGTCGCCAAGTGGAGCTGATCGATCGCAACCAAAATGGCCAGTACGACATTGGTGAAGGCTTCAACGATCGCGGTCTTAATAATCTTGATCTGTACCTCATGCCGATCGAGGAAAACGATATCCGCAAAAGCGTAGCCGCTTCCATCAGTGAAGTAGACAGCACAGAACATGTCTTTCAAGCAGTTCCAGTGACTGGCCGCTACAAAATCCGGGTCTATTTCCGCCAAGCGGTCAATGCACTCAGCCAATCCTATGCCTTGGCTTGGTGGACGGCTACGGCCAAGTAG
- the csaB gene encoding polysaccharide pyruvyl transferase CsaB, with the protein MTDSNQRSNPLPSSPASERAVLCGYYGMGNAGDEALLVSLLQMLPEHITPVVLSKDPHQTYDRYGVEAYDRWKLGEILKAYEGARYFIWGGGSLMQDTSSAISPLYYAGLMKLAQLMGLQTIAWAQGLGPLHKSYNRWMTRHVLKRCQAVSVRDLGSAGLLSRWQIPHTLAPDPVWAMTPRQSPTFDRLTQGLPRPWVAVNVRQHATLTEPWLELLIQALQQFQQKARVSFVFLPFQQSLDWALAQRLQTQFPDSPIVLLEDPQQVKGIFQKVDLTIAMRLHAVIMAAAEDCRCYALSYDPKVSQVMQALHLPGQELGQLSSDPEVLVQKIVQEWLDLLGAKTWAAQSYRENLIQQAIVHREILCQVMR; encoded by the coding sequence GTGACTGATTCCAACCAACGATCGAACCCCCTTCCCTCCTCTCCAGCCTCAGAACGAGCGGTTCTGTGTGGCTACTACGGCATGGGCAATGCAGGCGATGAAGCCCTGCTGGTGTCCCTGTTGCAAATGCTGCCGGAGCATATCACCCCCGTTGTGCTGTCCAAAGATCCCCACCAAACCTACGATCGCTACGGGGTCGAAGCCTACGATCGTTGGAAGCTGGGGGAAATCCTCAAAGCCTATGAGGGGGCTCGCTATTTCATCTGGGGGGGCGGCAGTCTCATGCAGGACACCAGCAGTGCCATCAGCCCCCTGTACTATGCCGGATTGATGAAACTGGCGCAACTGATGGGCCTGCAAACGATCGCTTGGGCGCAGGGCCTTGGCCCCCTCCACAAGTCCTATAATCGCTGGATGACCCGCCATGTGCTGAAACGCTGTCAGGCAGTCAGTGTACGAGATTTGGGTTCCGCAGGGCTGCTCTCTCGCTGGCAGATTCCCCATACCCTTGCGCCGGATCCGGTTTGGGCCATGACCCCCCGCCAGTCCCCCACCTTCGATCGCCTGACCCAAGGGTTACCACGGCCCTGGGTCGCGGTGAATGTGCGCCAACATGCAACGCTAACTGAACCGTGGCTAGAGCTGCTGATTCAGGCCCTGCAACAGTTTCAGCAAAAGGCTCGGGTTTCTTTTGTCTTCTTGCCCTTCCAACAGAGCCTTGATTGGGCACTGGCCCAACGGCTGCAAACCCAGTTTCCCGATAGTCCCATTGTGCTACTGGAGGATCCGCAGCAGGTGAAGGGGATTTTTCAGAAGGTGGATCTCACGATCGCGATGCGACTTCATGCAGTCATTATGGCGGCAGCAGAGGATTGCCGCTGCTATGCCCTGAGCTATGACCCTAAGGTGTCCCAAGTGATGCAAGCCCTGCATCTGCCAGGACAGGAACTCGGTCAGTTGTCGTCTGATCCTGAAGTCTTAGTACAGAAAATAGTACAAGAATGGCTTGATCTCTTGGGTGCGAAGACCTGGGCTGCCCAATCCTATCGCGAGAATTTAATCCAACAAGCGATCGTTCATCGTGAAATTTTGTGTCAAGTGATGCGGTAG
- a CDS encoding DUF2499 domain-containing protein: protein MNALSIPTWIIHVSSVIEWIAAIWLVWRYAEVMGYPAWKTLSWGMLPALISAMCACTWHFFDNLPGLGWLVTLQAATTAIGNCTMMAAAWWIWRNAKLSP, encoded by the coding sequence ATGAATGCCTTGTCCATTCCTACTTGGATTATTCACGTCTCTAGCGTCATTGAATGGATTGCTGCCATTTGGCTGGTGTGGCGGTATGCCGAAGTGATGGGCTACCCTGCGTGGAAAACGCTGTCCTGGGGGATGTTGCCAGCATTGATTAGTGCAATGTGTGCTTGTACTTGGCACTTTTTTGATAACTTACCGGGGTTAGGTTGGTTGGTGACCCTGCAAGCCGCAACAACAGCGATCGGCAATTGCACAATGATGGCCGCAGCTTGGTGGATTTGGCGAAACGCTAAACTGAGTCCTTAG
- a CDS encoding DUF3593 domain-containing protein, giving the protein MSKESLFALSLFPYLGFLWFLTRSRQTPKLALAGFYLLLVFVAVTIPAGIYAKVAYGKELANVDWLHGSAESFLTLSNIFVVLGFQQALRKAKTANPTDHS; this is encoded by the coding sequence ATGTCTAAGGAATCATTATTTGCGCTATCTCTCTTTCCCTATTTGGGTTTTCTGTGGTTTTTGACCCGTTCTCGCCAAACGCCCAAACTTGCATTGGCCGGCTTTTACCTCCTACTAGTCTTTGTTGCGGTTACAATTCCTGCTGGCATTTATGCAAAGGTTGCCTATGGGAAGGAATTAGCTAATGTTGATTGGCTCCATGGCAGTGCAGAATCCTTTCTCACGCTGTCCAATATTTTTGTTGTCCTAGGATTTCAACAGGCATTGCGGAAAGCGAAAACAGCTAATCCAACGGATCATTCTTGA
- the tsaB gene encoding tRNA (adenosine(37)-N6)-threonylcarbamoyltransferase complex dimerization subunit type 1 TsaB, with protein MSHSATSPKTCYGLAIHTSSPTFGLAIASVHDRQSMRCQSWDLGREVSSLLHQYLADFLAPQTWSDLAFIAVAKGPGGFTGTRLGVVAARTLAQQLQIPLFGISSLAAIAGAKGDPNQAIAVQMPAQRGELHTGIFQWQYAQAEPHPNPVLPQQSLTPVQPERVYQPEAWDRTLQALPMNYDLIEAPTAQGEYAAVVLELAQQRWHQGIRPHWSETLPTYGQHPVDR; from the coding sequence ATGTCCCACTCCGCTACTTCTCCAAAAACTTGCTACGGCTTGGCGATTCATACCAGTAGCCCCACCTTTGGCTTGGCGATCGCGTCAGTCCACGATCGGCAATCAATGCGTTGCCAGAGTTGGGATTTGGGTCGTGAGGTGTCTAGCCTACTGCACCAATATTTGGCAGATTTCCTAGCACCACAAACCTGGTCGGATTTGGCGTTTATTGCCGTTGCCAAAGGGCCAGGGGGATTTACAGGAACTCGCCTAGGGGTGGTAGCAGCCCGGACATTGGCGCAACAATTGCAGATTCCATTGTTTGGCATTTCCAGCCTAGCGGCGATCGCTGGGGCCAAGGGGGATCCTAACCAGGCGATCGCGGTTCAAATGCCCGCCCAACGGGGAGAATTACATACGGGAATTTTTCAATGGCAATATGCGCAGGCCGAACCTCACCCAAACCCGGTACTGCCCCAACAGTCATTGACGCCCGTACAACCTGAACGGGTCTACCAACCTGAAGCCTGGGACAGAACTTTACAAGCCTTGCCGATGAATTACGACCTGATTGAAGCACCAACGGCTCAAGGAGAGTATGCCGCTGTAGTCCTAGAACTGGCCCAACAGCGATGGCACCAAGGAATTCGCCCTCACTGGTCAGAAACCTTGCCCACCTACGGTCAGCATCCGGTCGATCGCTAG
- a CDS encoding PBP1A family penicillin-binding protein: MSSPQPPKKNPVTRLTQLLQTVPTRVRFSKIRLQANAKVPELRIQGGGETQAQVYPLLGERYLMGRSSQQCDIVVRNPVVSQVHASINRDRQPRKILGIIPGRQRFVIRDENSTNGIYRGKKRLRSVTLYHNDLFTLGPTDLEGAVRVQYYDPPAWYLRAIRYGLYGLAGVSALIAGTIAISWTQFSVYPLPNSVTGPTIVYARDGVTPLTPIPPNTSHQDVKSMSQVSRYLPRAVMASEDSRFYWHIGVDPIGTLRAIVTNVKSGGIREGASTLTQQLARNLLRDYVGSEDSTGRKFKEAMVALKLETAYSKDELMRIYLSRVYLGFGNYGFEDAAQFYFGKSAKDLDLNEAATLAGILPAPNAFNPVKDYQSAVEYRNRVLTRMAEQGMVSQEEATKARRSRIELSPKAKETLANTMAPYYYSQVLRELGDLLGENVAQEGNFVIQTALDPQMQKAAEQSLANAVANRGAAAGYSQGAIVTLNAATGEVLALVGGANYQESQFNRATQAQRQPGSTFKIFAYTAGLENGIQPYQSFSCAPLNWDGQSFAGCGGGSEDLFAAVAKSDNAIALRVAQEVGLDQVVQTARKMGITSKLDPVPGLVLGQSETTVLEMTSAFGVLANQGLKARPRTITRILDSGDCTDRNNLATCRVVYEAQQEAPTQVVAPEVADTMTSLLQGVVRSGTGRAAAIGRGEAGKTGTTNDNVDLWFIGYVPSSKVVTGVWLGNDDNAPTGGSSAQAAQLWGEYMRKAL; the protein is encoded by the coding sequence ATGAGTTCTCCCCAACCGCCTAAAAAAAATCCTGTGACCCGTCTGACACAACTGTTGCAGACTGTGCCCACGCGGGTGCGCTTTTCCAAAATTCGGCTGCAAGCCAATGCCAAAGTGCCAGAATTGCGGATTCAAGGGGGCGGCGAAACCCAGGCTCAGGTCTATCCTTTGTTAGGCGAGCGCTATCTCATGGGCCGCAGTTCCCAGCAGTGCGACATTGTGGTGCGCAATCCCGTCGTCAGTCAGGTGCACGCTTCGATTAACCGCGATCGGCAACCTCGCAAAATTTTAGGCATCATTCCCGGTCGCCAACGGTTTGTGATTCGGGATGAAAATTCGACTAATGGTATTTATCGCGGCAAAAAACGGTTACGCTCTGTCACGCTGTACCACAACGATCTGTTTACCCTGGGGCCTACGGATCTGGAAGGGGCTGTCCGGGTGCAGTACTATGATCCCCCGGCCTGGTACCTACGAGCCATTCGCTACGGTCTCTATGGGCTAGCTGGGGTATCGGCTCTGATTGCAGGGACGATCGCCATTAGCTGGACACAGTTTTCGGTCTATCCCTTGCCTAACTCGGTGACGGGGCCCACGATCGTCTATGCCCGCGATGGTGTGACTCCGTTAACCCCCATTCCTCCCAACACCAGCCACCAGGATGTCAAATCGATGTCCCAGGTGTCGCGTTATCTCCCTAGGGCGGTCATGGCTTCGGAGGACTCGCGGTTCTATTGGCACATTGGAGTTGATCCGATCGGCACGCTGCGGGCGATCGTGACGAACGTGAAAAGTGGGGGCATTCGGGAAGGGGCCAGTACCCTGACGCAGCAACTGGCACGGAATCTGCTGCGGGACTATGTGGGCAGCGAAGACTCCACCGGGCGGAAATTTAAGGAAGCCATGGTTGCCCTCAAGCTGGAAACCGCCTATAGCAAAGATGAGCTCATGCGGATTTACCTAAGTCGGGTTTATCTCGGCTTTGGCAACTATGGCTTTGAAGATGCGGCACAATTTTACTTTGGCAAGTCAGCCAAGGATCTGGATCTGAATGAAGCGGCAACCTTGGCGGGTATTCTTCCTGCACCCAATGCGTTTAACCCCGTCAAAGATTATCAGTCGGCGGTGGAATATCGCAACCGAGTGCTGACCCGCATGGCCGAACAGGGCATGGTCAGTCAGGAAGAAGCCACGAAGGCCAGACGATCGCGCATCGAACTCAGTCCCAAGGCCAAGGAAACCCTTGCCAATACCATGGCTCCCTATTACTACAGTCAAGTGTTAAGGGAACTCGGTGACCTCTTGGGGGAGAACGTGGCGCAGGAGGGTAACTTTGTTATTCAAACTGCGCTGGATCCTCAAATGCAAAAGGCTGCGGAACAATCCTTAGCCAATGCAGTGGCTAATCGCGGAGCCGCAGCGGGCTATTCCCAAGGGGCGATCGTCACCCTAAATGCAGCCACGGGAGAAGTGCTGGCCTTGGTGGGGGGGGCTAATTACCAAGAAAGCCAGTTTAACCGTGCTACTCAAGCCCAACGGCAGCCTGGTTCTACCTTTAAAATCTTTGCCTATACTGCTGGTCTAGAGAATGGCATTCAACCCTACCAATCCTTTTCCTGTGCACCCTTGAATTGGGATGGACAAAGTTTTGCGGGCTGTGGCGGGGGCAGTGAAGATTTGTTTGCGGCAGTGGCGAAGTCGGATAATGCGATCGCGCTGCGGGTTGCCCAGGAAGTTGGACTAGATCAAGTGGTGCAAACTGCGCGCAAAATGGGAATTACCTCCAAGCTCGATCCGGTACCGGGGTTGGTGCTTGGGCAAAGTGAAACCACTGTGTTAGAAATGACCTCCGCGTTTGGAGTGTTAGCGAACCAAGGACTGAAAGCTAGACCCCGCACTATTACTCGCATTTTGGACAGTGGGGACTGCACCGATCGCAATAATTTAGCCACCTGCCGAGTGGTCTACGAAGCCCAACAGGAAGCCCCGACCCAAGTGGTGGCTCCAGAAGTGGCGGACACGATGACCAGTTTGCTGCAAGGGGTCGTGCGCAGTGGTACCGGGCGGGCCGCGGCGATCGGACGGGGCGAAGCAGGCAAAACGGGTACTACAAACGACAACGTAGACCTCTGGTTTATCGGTTACGTCCCCAGCAGCAAAGTAGTGACTGGGGTGTGGCTCGGGAATGACGATAACGCGCCCACGGGAGGGAGCAGTGCCCAAGCTGCTCAGCTCTGGGGAGAATACATGAGAAAGGCGTTGTAG